The following are encoded in a window of Chionomys nivalis chromosome X, mChiNiv1.1, whole genome shotgun sequence genomic DNA:
- the Magix gene encoding PDZ domain-containing protein MAGIX encodes MDSRTRNTADPRGSRGGGGLPGSGGPRARQLLERLDARPLAARAAADLSALVRKAGTTLRLRHKEAVSSLDSADIEVTDSRLPHATLVGRRSQHRRSETLVTCMEQPPVTQNKASYASKLPQATGRFSVELIRGPAGFGFTLKGGRGVAGDAPLAVHGLLKDGPAQRCGRLQAGDLVLHINGESTQGLTHAQVVERIRTGGPRLCLVLRRPQEMDVSRIEEVAGHQKRDCSPDPRGSRMTKSRSTISPVHHLSKTRPSLEPSPEAVAVGHVVPSVEHPTEDLDDRIPGTPGPWLVPSEDRLSQALGVRGGGAQLAQEMAAGRRRH; translated from the exons ATGGACTCCCGCACTAGGAACACCGCAGACCCTAGAGGGAGCAGAGGAG GAGGTGGCCTACCTGGGTCCGGGGGCCCACGCGCTCGGCAGCTCCTGGAGCGTCTGGACGCGCGCCCCCTGGCGGCCAGAGCTGCAGCGGACTTGTCAGCGTTGGTACGAAAGGCGGGTACCACATTGCGCCTGCGCCACAAGGAGG CTGTTAGCAGCCTGGATTCTGCAGATATAGAAGTCACAGACAGCCGTTTGCCTCATGCCACTCTTGTGGGACGTCGATCCCAG CATCGAAGGTCTGAGACTCTGGTGACATGTATGGAGCAACCTCCAGTAACCCAGAATAAAGCAAGCTATGCTTCGAAACTACCACAAGCCACTGGTCGATTTTCTGTGGAGCTGATCCGAGGTCCTGCAGGCTTTGGTTTCACTTTAAAAGGGGGACGAGGTGTAGCTGGGGATGCTCCACTGGCTGTGCATGGACTGCTGAAGGATGGGCCAGCACAGCGATGTGGTCGTTTGCAG GCTGGTGACCTCGTGCTCCATATTAATGGAGAGTCAACACAGGGCCTAACTCATGCCCAGGTAGTGGAGCGGATACGCACTGGAGGCCCCCGACTTTGCCTGGTACTCCGCCGGCCTCAAGAGATGGATGTCAGTAGGATTGAGGAGGTGGCAGGCCATCAAAAGAGAG ATTGCAGCCCAGATCCTAGGGGAAGCAGGATGACGAAGTCCCGCAGCACCATTTCCCCAGTTCATCACCTGTCCAAGACTCGGCCCAGTTTGGAACCTAGTCCAGAGGCAGTGGCTGTTGGCCACGTGGTTCCCTCAGTGGAGCACCCCACAGAAGACTTGGACGACCGTATCCCTGGTACCCCTGGGCCCTGGCTAGTGCCCAGTGAGGACCGTCTCTCACAGGCTCTAGGGGTTCGGGGCGGGGGCGCGCAGCTTGCTCAAGAGATGGCAGCTGGAAGGCGGAGGCACTGA
- the Plp2 gene encoding proteolipid protein 2 has translation MADSERLSAPGCWLACTSFSRTKKGLFLFAEIVLCLVILICFSASTSAYSSLSVVEMICAAVLFVFYMCDLHSKISFINWPWTDFFRSLVAAILYLITSIVVLVDGKGGSRIAAGVLGIFATLLFGCDAYFTFPLKQQRHTAAPTDPTDGP, from the exons ATGGCGGACTCTGAGCGCCTCTCAGCCCCTGGCTGCTGGTTAGCCTGCACCAGCTTCTCGCGTACCAAAAAGGGACTTTTCCTGTTTGCTGAGATT GTACTGTGCCTGGTGATTTTGATTTGCTTCAGCGCTTCTACATCCGCATACTCCTCCCTGTCGGTGGTGGAGATGATCTGTGCTGCTGTCTTATTTGTCTTCTACATGTGTGACCTGCACTCCAAGATATCATTCATCAACTGGCCATGGACT GACTTTTTTAGATCCCTTGTCGCAGCTATCCTCTACCTGATCACCTCCATTGTTGTCCTTGTAGATGGAAAGGGAGGCTCGAGAATCGCCGCTGGG GTGCTGGGCATATTTGCTACATTGCTCTTTGGCTGTGATGCCTACTTCACCTTCCCTCTCAAGCAGCAAAGACATACAGCAGCCCCTACtg ACCCCACAGATGGCCCGTGA
- the Prickle3 gene encoding prickle planar cell polarity protein 3, with the protein MFARGSRRRRSGRAPPEAEDPAHGQPCNSCREQCPGFLLHGWRKICQHCKCPREEHAVHTVPVDLERIMCRLISDFQRHSISDDDSGCASEEYAWVPPGLKPEQVYQFFSCLPEDKVPYVNSPGEKYRIKQLLHQLPPHDSEAQYCTALEEEEKKELRAFSQQRKRENLGRGTVRIFPVTINGAICEECGKQIGGGDIAVFASRAGLGACWHPQCFVCTTCQELLVDLIYFYHAGKVYCGRHHAECLRPRCQACDEIIFSPECTEAEGRHWHMGHFCCFECEASLGGQRYVMRQSRPHCCACYEARHAEYCDGCGEHIGLDQGQMAYEGQHWHASDRCFCCSWCGRALLGRPFLPRRGLIFCSRACSLGAETTAPGPGRRSWSTSTVTAPLTASAASFPDAEGTAETTSKGTCTKAEPAASPNEPSRFLRGAPHRHSMPELGLRSAPEPPTETPGHPALHPDDNAFGRQSTPRVSFRDPLVSEGGPRRTLSAPPAQRRRPRSPPPRAPSCRHRRHRRRRRGSHHHHHHPGRHGHHRCNVGSGSDSGSCSSSPSSPSSESSEDDGFFLGERIPLPPHLCRSRTTQDTATETFNSPAPPLVQVSHPVTPRQTRDKNCIVA; encoded by the exons ATGTTCGCGCGTGGGTCCCGGAGGCGCCGCTCCGGGCGTGCG CCTCCCGAGGCAGAGGACCCTGCTCATGGCCAGCCCTGCAATTCCTGCAGGGAACAGTGCCCAGGCTTCCTGCTGCACGGCTGGAG GAAGATCTGTCAGCACTGCAAATGCCCACGGGAGGAGCATGCAGTGCACACTGTGCCTGTGGACCTAGAGCGCATCATGTGTCGGCTCATCTCGGACTTCCAGCGCCACTCCATTTCTGATGACGACTCAGGCTGTGCCTCAGAGGAGTATGCCTGGGTACCCCCTGGCCTTAAGCCGGAGCAG GTTTACCAGTTTTTCAGCTGCCTCCCAGAGGATAAGGTCCCCTATGTCAACAGTCCTGGAGAGAAATACAGAATAAAGCAGCTGCTGCACCAGCTGCCCCCACATGACAGTGAG gcacAGTATTGTACGGccctggaagaggaggagaagaaagagttgCGAGCCTTCAGCCAGCAGCGAAAGCGGGAGAATCTGGGACGGGGCACCGTTCGAATCTTCCCAGTGACCATTAATGGGGCTATCTGCGAGGAG TGTGGAAAGCAGATCGGAGGTGGCGACATTGCAGTATTTGCCAGTAGAGCAGGCCTTGGTGCCTGTTGGCACCCTCAGTGCTTCGTGTGCACCACCTGCCAGGAGCTGCTGGTTGATCTCATCTACTTCTATCATGCTGGCAAGGTCTACTGTGGGCGCCACCATGCCGAATGCCTGCGCCCTCGCTGCCAAGCATGTGATGAG ATCATCTTCTCTCCTGAATGTACGGAGGCCGAGGGCCGGCACTGGCACATGGGTCACTTCTGCTGCTTCGAGTGCGAAGCTTCGTTAGGAGGGCAGCGCTATGTCATGCGTCAGAGCCGCCCCCACTGCTGTGCCTGCTATGAGGCCCGCCACGCGGAGTACTGTGATGGCTGCGGGGAGCACATCG GCCTGGACCAGGGTCAGATGGCTTATGAGGGCCAACACTGGCACGCTTCAGATCGTTGCTTCTGCTGTAGCTGGTGCGGTCGAGCTCTGCTGGGACGCCCTTTCCTGCCACGCCGTGGCCTAATCTTCTGTTCACGAGCCTGCAGTCTCGGGGCTGAGACCACCGCTCCCGGGCCCGGCCGCCGCAGCTGGAGCACCAGCACAGTCACCGCACCGCTCACAGCTTCTGCGGCTTCTTTCCCGGATGCGGAGGGGACAGCGGAGACGACAAGCAAAGGCACCTGTACCAAGGCCGAGCCTG CTGCAAGCCCCAATGAACCCTCCCGCTTTCTGAGAGGGGCCCCGCACCGCCACTCTATGCCTGAGCTGGGACTCCGCAGTGCTCCTGAGCCACCTACTGAAACCCCTGGACATCCTGCCTTGCACCCAGATGATAATGCCTTTGGCCGCCAAAGTACCCCACGTGTCAGCTTTCGAGACCCTTTGGTGTCTGAGGGAGGGCCCCGACGGACCCTGAGTGCACCTCCAGCCCAACGCCGAAGGCCGCGAAGTCCCCCACCCAGGGCCCCCAGCTGCCGCCACCGCCGACATAGGCGCCGACGCCGCGGgagccaccatcaccaccaccatcctggCAGACATGGCCACCATCGATGTAACGTGGGATCGGGTTCAGATTCAGGATCCTGTTCCAGCTCACCATCTAGCCCCAGTTCAGAGTCCTCTGAAGATGATGGCTTCTTCCTAGGGGAACGTATCCCCCTGCCCCCTCACCTGTGCAGGTCCAGGACCACTCAGGACACTGCAACTGAAACCTTTAACTCCCCAGCCCCGCCACTCGTCCAGGTGTCTCACCCAGTGACGCCTCGCCAGACCCGAGACAAGAACTGCATCGTGGCTTGA